A portion of the Acidisarcina polymorpha genome contains these proteins:
- a CDS encoding alpha/beta fold hydrolase, producing MDRRNFLAGFAAFAATQTVQTAAGQVNNLSAGLLRLKVSDGTSIDLEEGGSGPSLLLVHGAGSFRKAWARVTPLLQFQFHTYAMDRRGHGDSTDAPAYSLEREADDVAQVAAQLPEPVFVLGHSYGGIVTLEALKRSNRFKRAALYEPPMPVSGGMVSQSPKAVCDALETGDNEAALVTFFTDYAKLSPAVIAKFRSDPTWPQRVKLAPTICREITAVRQYHFDPASFEQVKTPMMFFLGSNSPKTMETSVRTVAEVLHRPVTVLPGQQHDAMYTAPDLLARELTSYLLA from the coding sequence ATGGACAGGCGTAACTTTCTCGCTGGTTTTGCAGCATTTGCTGCCACTCAAACCGTTCAAACCGCAGCCGGGCAGGTCAACAACCTTTCCGCGGGATTGCTCCGGCTGAAGGTGTCGGACGGAACATCGATTGACTTGGAAGAGGGAGGAAGCGGTCCAAGCCTCCTCTTGGTCCATGGGGCGGGAAGCTTTCGCAAAGCGTGGGCGCGCGTCACGCCGCTGCTCCAGTTCCAATTCCATACCTACGCCATGGATCGGCGGGGCCATGGAGACAGCACGGACGCCCCCGCCTACTCGCTCGAGCGCGAAGCCGACGATGTTGCTCAGGTCGCTGCACAACTCCCTGAACCCGTCTTCGTGCTCGGTCACTCCTACGGCGGGATTGTCACCCTGGAAGCATTGAAGCGCAGCAACCGCTTCAAGCGGGCTGCCCTTTACGAGCCGCCCATGCCCGTCTCTGGCGGCATGGTAAGCCAGTCGCCGAAAGCTGTCTGCGATGCGCTTGAAACGGGAGACAATGAGGCTGCTCTCGTAACTTTCTTCACTGATTACGCAAAGTTGTCTCCAGCGGTCATTGCGAAGTTTCGGAGTGACCCAACATGGCCGCAGCGGGTCAAGCTTGCTCCAACGATCTGCCGTGAGATAACGGCGGTACGCCAATATCACTTCGATCCGGCCTCGTTCGAGCAGGTCAAGACACCGATGATGTTTTTCCTGGGAAGCAACAGCCCCAAAACGATGGAGACGAGCGTTCGGACCGTAGCTGAAGTCCTTCACAGACCCGTGACGGTACTCCCCGGCCAACAG